The Oryza sativa Japonica Group chromosome 11, ASM3414082v1 DNA window cgtttcgaaatgtttgacgccgttgactttttatcatatgtttgaccgttcgtcttattaaaaaaatttaagtaattattaattcttttcctatcatttgattcattgttaaatatatttttatgtaggcatataattttacatatctcacaaaagtttttgaataagacgaatggtcaaacatgtgctaaaaagtcaacggtgtcaaacatttcgaaacggagggagtagtttgttCCGCCGGCCGTGCATCCATGCCTTAACACCTTTTATCATGTCTGATATCAGACGTACGTATGGGTGTGGGTTAAGTAGCATATCTGTCAATTAGTAATCAACTCACAATTTCGTGGCTAAGAATTTACCGAGCATCACACTTTGACGCGCTAACTAGTTTAATCCAGAAGAAATCCAAAAGAGTGGCTGCTGGGAACGACCTTTGGTCCAGCAGCGAACTCCATACGGCATGAACAAAACACTCAGGATTATAAATGAAAGCCATGACCCAATCTTGATGGCATTCACCATTTCACCACACAAAGGTTGCACAATCTGCAGTTGTTGATTCTCGCTTCCTCCTAAGCTACTTCGTTCGTCGATCTTCCTCGTGGTTGCATTCCGGAAATGGAGCGCGCATCGGTGATCGGGGGCACCATGGTCTCGCTCATGGTGAAGCTCAGCTCCATCGCCGGGCCGAGGTATTCGCTAATGGCGGGCGCGAGGAGTGATGTCATCTTCCTCGGGGCCGAGCTCGAGAGCATGCACGCCTTCCTCGAGAAGCTCTCCGGGGTGGACGGTCCGGACCCTCAGGTGAGGTGCTGGATGAAGGAGGTGAGGGAGCTGGCCTACGACGTCGAGGATTGCATCGACGAGTTCATGCACCGTGTCGATGTCGTCCATGGTGCCGTGACCTCTAACCATGGCTTCAGCAGCCTTAGGGGTTTGGTGAGCCATGCCACCCGGCTCGTGGCCGTGGCTTGGATGCACCACCGCCTCGCCAGTGAGCTCAAGGGCCTAAAGGCCCGTGCCATCGAGGTGAGCGAACGGCGATCGAGGTACAAATTGGGGGATGACATAGGGATGCTAGGAGGCTCGGCCATGGCCACCGACCCACGGGTCAGTGTCCTCTACGCCGACACACCAGATCTCGTTGGGATTGATCGACCAGCGAGTGAAATGGTCAACTGGTTAACTGATGATGTGTGCACTCTCAAGGTGCTCTCAATCATCGGGTTTGGTGGTTTGGGAAAGACGACTCTCGCCATGGAGGTGTACCGTAGAGTTGGAGGGCagtatagttgcaaagctttcGCAACTGTATCACAAAAGCTTGACACGAAGAAGCTCTTGAAGGACTTGTTATCGCAGATTGCACAAAATGAGGTTGACCACATGGGCACTTGGGAGGAAGGTCAACTCATTCGCAAGCTTAGAGAGTGCCTACTGAACAAAAggtaggccctgtttagattctaactttctttttaaacttccaactttttcgtcacatcgaactttcctacacataaaaactttcaacttttccgtcacatcgttccaatttcttcaaactttcaattttagcgtggaactaaacacagccgtaaTACTTTAGGGCACATTCTTTTCAGCGGTTCATTTTGGCTAATTAGATGCACGTAAAACAAGAAATATgattaatatatattaattgagtattaatatTAAAAACTTGGAAAATTGACTTCTTTGACTTTTATAAAGcaaaatttatatagaaaattttcacacgaaatatactgtttagcagtttaaaaaatatgctaTACAGAAGCATTTATTCTCATGTTGTCAGAGGCTACTCATTTCCTCCATCCATCGAGCCATCTACTCTGATTTGGCGACTTTTCATACCACAGTTTCAAAAATACTATtgcctccgtcccaaaatataacaacttttaattGAATAAAACATATCTTAGTactaaattgttatattttaggacgggtgTAGTATTTTTGCTAAAACTTTCTACAACAATATTGTTTAGGGCTTGATCAATTTAGGAAAATTTTTAACTCGTATGAATAGAAAAATAAAGGAATAGGAATGCATGTACACATCACATCAATTCATAGGATTTTTTCAAGAAGTTTGAATGGATGAATGTTGTTTTTATATTCTCTCTATAACTcgtatgaaaagaaaaattccTTTGATTTTCTATACTCTATTTTTATAAACCAAATGACACTGGCAGGAATTAATTCTTGGAAATTCAAATcccttgtttttcttcaaaccaaAGCCCTTAGATAACTTTTCTCTAAGCTATTTGTTAAATTTTCATCTACCCATAATGTATCCAATCATCCAGTTAGAACGTGCTCTTATGATGTGTGGGGCGCAGAGTGGGGGCGACACCAGGAATTAGAGTGCACAGACGCACTAGGGGAAGAACCTTTGCAAATATTTggccccgttcttttctccaataaaagttggataaacttttggatactcatggcacgcttttcaaactgctaaacggtgcatttcgtgcaaaaactttctatacgaaagttgatttaaaatatcatattaatctatttttcaattttataataattaaaactaaattaatcatacattaatatcacctcgttttacgtaaaaaaactaaatcttcatctttatcttcatcttcaggagaaaagaacaccatctTTATCTAGTTCACCAATCGATATAAAAGGAAGTCGTTCACTAACTAGTAGGAGTACTAAGTAAATATAATACCAGTATTGTGAAGCAGTTGAAAATTTGAAGTTGTATcgtgaagtactccctccactttgcaaatatttattgttttGGGCATGACTTATGTgactttgggaaaaaaattacttTAGAAAGATAGAAAtcatatgtatatattaatCTTGAAAAGTACTTCATTAAAATCATGTATTCgttgatatttctatatatattgtaatataaaatagtggtcaaatttgttttttttggacgatGTCCTTGTTCAAAACAACAAGTATTTACAAAATAGAGGGAAGATGTCTTTGGAACTTCTCTAAAGAGTATTGATCTTAATGCACTGACTTTTCTAACCAGTGGCTGAATTGTTCCATAGGTACTTCATCATAATTGATGATGTTTGGAGTAAATCAGCATGGGAGAAAGTGAGATGTGCTCTACCTGAGAACAATCATTGCAGCAGGCTGCTAACAACTACAAGAATTGACTCAGTAGCAAAGTCATGTTGTTCTCACCCTGATGATCTCATCTACAGAATTGAACCACTCAAAGCATCAGATTCCAGAAACTTGTTTTTCAAGAGAATTTTTGGCTATGAGGATGTATGCCCACCACAGTTGAAGGAAGTTTCAGACCAGATCTTGAAAAAATGTTGTGGTTCACCATTGGCAATAATCAGCATAGCTAGCCTGTTAGCTAGCAAGCCTGTCATGTTGAAGGAGCAGTGGGAAAAGGTGCTTATATCTATAGGTTCTGCATTAGAGAAGAACTCTGATCTTGAAGGAATGAAACAAATACTTTCCCTCAGTTACTATGACCTCCCTTACTACCTGAAGACATGTTTGCTATACCTCAGTTTGtatcctgaggacttcaagattgAGAGGGATAGCCTGATCCAGCAATGGATTGCGGAAGGATTCATCGGCGAAGAAAGAGGCCAGTCTGTGGAGGATGTAGCAGAGAGTTACTTCAATGAGCTCATCAACAGAAGTATGGTCCAACCAATGGATATAAATTGTGATGGTAAAGCTCATGCTTGTCGGGTGCATGACATGATGCTTGAGCTTATAATATCGAAGGCAATTGAAGAGAATTTTGTCACTTTGTTAGGTGGTCATCCTGTTGCAGCTAAACCGCAAGGAATCACTCGCCGATTATCTATCCAATGTGATAAAGAGATTACCAAAACAAAAGGAGGAATGAATCTGCTTCATGCTAGATCCCTAAGTTTATATGTACAAGCTTGCCAGTTACCTCCATTGTCCGATTTTCGGGTCTTGAGAGTATTAAATCTTGAGGGATGCCTAGGCTTGTGTGACAATCATCTGAAAGATATCAGCATTTTGTTTCACTTGAAGTATTTGAGCCTTTGTAGAACATGGATTTCAAAACTCCCACCAGAAATAGGAGACCTGCATAGTTTGGAAACATTAGACATAAGGGACACAAATATAGAAGAACTACCTGGAACCATTATTAGGATTGTGCAACTGAAGTATATACTTAGTGGTGGCCATACATGGGGAAAAATAAAGCTACCTGATGGTATAGGGAGCATGGCATCCCTAAGAGTCATATCTGGATTCAATATTTGTTGTAGCTCGACCAATGCAGTGCAAGAACTTGGTACTCTGAAAGGTTTAAGGGAGCTTACAATCAACTGGACTGATTTCAGCTCCGGCGATATGAAGCGCCAAGAGGCTATGATGAATACTCTTGGCAAACTTGGCACAAGTAACCTCCAATCTTTCGCGATTTGCAGTCGCAACTTCGGTTCCCTGGAGTTCTTAGATTCCTGGTCGCCACCACCAAATCATCTTCAGAGATTTCGGCTGTCTGCATACTACTTTCTCCCAAGAGTTCCAAGGTGGATGGCATCACTCTGCAATCTCATTCATTTAAACATTAACATTGAAAaactatcaaatgaagacattCAGATCCTTCAGGATTTGCCGTCTCTACTTCATCTCGACTTATGGTTGAAATCACCTCAGAAGGAGGACAAGATAGTTATTCATGGAGTAGGCTTCCCATACTTACAAGAGTTAATCTTCAGTTGTGAAGGAACCTCTTTGATATTTGAACCAGCAGCTTTGCCAAAACTTGAGAGGCTACAGATGGCAGTTCATGTAAAGGAGGCAAAATCATATGGTTACCAATTTGGTATTGAGCACCTTAGATCACTCAAGAAAATTTACATCCAATTATTGTGTGCCGGTGCAAGTGCTCTAGACATCAAGGATGCTGAAGATGCAATCCACACAATTGTGAAGTTTCATCCTGGTCATCCTAGGATAGATATCCAAAAGTGTGGTATGGACATGCACTTAGAGGAGAGAAATAAGAGGCAGCATCCCGAAGAAACGAATGTGCAAAACATGAATGCTAGCAAAGAAGATATGAACCATGccaacaagaaaagaaaagaatatcaaAGCTCTAGTGCACAATAATCTCTATGTAAATTCTAAAATATATGATCTAGTAGATGAGTCTGGGCAAATATATTTACCTTTTACTGCTCTTTTCATATCCATTAAGTGTCATGAGCTAATAATAGATGTCATTGTAACTCACAAGGAATTACTTTGATGACAAACATTCAACATTTAGACAGGAAAATAATTATGTACAAGCTATCCATTTATGAACAATGAGAAAATGGTTGACAAAGAAATAAACAGAGGCCTGTCTTCTTCACAGAAATGAACAGCAAAACAAGTGCACATTACAAATGGCATGAGCAACATCATGCAGGCTAAACATTCGAATTTACAGACGACAGCTATGTACAAAGGTATGAATTTTAGCTTCACAGGAAAGTTTGGCACGCCAACCCTTTCCAGTCATTACCAATTTTCTTTAACAATCTTTGCCTTCTCAAATATGAATTTTCCTTCCTTGTACTTCTGGGATTCTTCAAATGCTCTTTCATACTTCCAACCCAATACCTCACGGCAATCACGGCAGTAGATATCAGCAACTGTGTGAAGCCCTGTCATAAGCTGCCTGTCCTCCTTTGGACCCATAGATATGTTCATAGCATGAGAGAAAAGAAACGCACGGCCGTTCCTCCCCTAGAATAGCCAAAAGAGCAAAAGAGATAATTTCATCCTCTAAACAGTCAAATACAGCCATAATCCAAGAGATACTTCAGAAATATGGTCTTTGTCTAAATGACGAACAATTGATTGCTAACAGGCTAACAGCAATGCTTGTGCCAAATATTGGGTGTTCCAAACTTTGGTAACAAACTAACAATCTGCCTTCTAGTTAACTTCTTGTACAAATACTGTAATAATTGAAACTCCACTATAGCAATTTCTGCACATTCATTATTTCCTCGGATCGATGTATCATAAATAAAACAAACGAGTTTTTGTTGGAAACATAAACCTACAAGATCCTAAGAATGCAGCATTTGCCAATCTTTAGATTACTGAACCATGATACTATAATCAATGGCTCCTACAGTAAATTAAGGGCACTCATGGCTCCTACAGTAAGCGGCTATGCCATGTTTTTACCTTCTTTAGCATAATATACCAAATCAATCCGGCACTACGCACATCAGAAGCCTAGTGATTAAATCCAATTCAATCTAGATTGTCAGTACATGACCTAAGATTAGTATTTGTCACTTGAGCAATCAGCCCCACAAATCCCCAAGAACTCAAGTTCTTCTTCACCTGAAAGGCCTTGGAGATGATGTCGTCGTGGAGGCAGACGTGGTTCCGGCAATGGCAGCAGCTGTACACCCGCGGCCCAACCAActccgccatcgccaccgcccCTCTCCTGCAACCGATTCACCAAATCGAAAGAATCAAGAAGCCGACGCATCACACCCACCACGAACAAacccaaataaaaaaataaaaaaagagcacaCAATTTCAAGAATCGGAGAAGAATCCCTAAACCCAGAGATCAAGAGACCATCGATCGAACCCGCACCTGCAAATATTTCTCCCCTAATTGATTCCAGAAGAAGCAGGTTCAACCAATCAGGCCAAGAACCAGGAACAATCGAAccaagaaagggagagagagagagagagagagaggcagaggcggccaagaaaaaggaaatcaaAATCGGCACGAAACCCAGGCGGCGGGCTGCCTCTCGCGATGCTTCGATCGAAACAAGCGGCGCCGCTGAGGCGGAAAGGAATCGACTTTGTGCTGCGCCAAGtgcagaggaggaagaaacagtgaaagagagagagagatgagaatgGAATCCAAGTAGGAAAGGATGAGTGTGATAGTGAGGTTTGGGCTAGAATATTTGTaatttaatcaattaattaaggTTAAGCATGTGGATTAAGGCACACACGCTTGGTCAAAACGCCTAATCCGCTTTGTTTGGTTGCTGGGTTAGGGAGCAAGAGAAGTGACAAGGATGCAAGCCAAGGAAAGGAGGGATTTTGATTAGTAGGTTTTGGTGTGAGTGTGACTGATGACACCACATGTGACTCACATTGAGATTTGCAGATTGCAACGACGTTTTAATGAAATGAGATTGCCATGATTATCTAGCATACTACTCCATCGTCCTATTTTAAGTATAGATGTGGATTTTCGTGTCTAACGTTTAAACgtctattttatttaaaattataaaaaaaattaaaaaagtagtcacatataaattattattcaAGTTTTATCATCTATACCCATAAAATTactaatcttaaaaaaaattaaataagacagacagtTTGATAGTGTAAAACTGGGGTTACAGTTACTGGAGTACTAATGAAGTAGTCATAATCATTTATTAGGACAAGATTTTCTGCAACAAGGGAAATTGCTAAAGGAGTGGattatgatactccctccgtcccataatataagggattttaagtttttgtttgcactctTTGATCacttatcttattaaaaaaatttagaattattatttatttttttttgacttgctttattatccaaaatattttaagtacaacttttcgcattttatatttgcacaaattttttaaataagatgagtagTCAAACAATGTAGAAAatctcaaaatcctttatattatgggacaaagggagtactaTTTTGACAATATAATATGTATTTTGTGCTATCATTAGTGCCGAATTGTTTTTATGCTCTTTTGATGATAGTACATGTTTTTCACTGGTCAGCACTAGTATCACAGCATGGTGaactcatctcatctcatctcgcTATCTCAGCAAGTGAGTGTAACACGTGCACGCTAGATGCCAAGCAGTAAGTTCTCAAGATTAACTTTTTACTCCCACCTCTGAAGATCCAGCCTCCATTATTGCTGTGTGTTTATTCACAGTGAATTTCAAACATGCTCACCTATCCCCAACTGTGCAATCTTCTACTCCTATCACTACCACACTGTTATCTTATCCCCCATTTTATATTCCCAACTAATCTTGcaatctctacaatcacaaagaatgaaaaaaaaatgattttctgtgagcaaaaataaaatgttttgttATGTAGTCAAATGCAACTACTACTAGGATTTTTGTTGCCTTATCCAGGACTAGGGATGTTATGTCCATTTATATTATACAAGACCATAACAGCAGACCACGATGACGAATAAGGGCCCGTTGACCAGTCGGTTGGGCCGAATGGCTCGCAAGCCCATCGTCTTGTGCAAACCCGCTGAAAGCAGTAGTCAAATGACGTGGTGAGATCGTATTGGGCACTGGCCTCCTAAATCGCTGAGAAGCCGGCTAATCTAGCACCTTTAAGATATCTTATATTCCCAACTAATCTAACAAGCTTTAATTACAATCACAAAGAATgggaaaaaaactattttttgtgaggaaaaaaatgatttatttatgtAGGCAAATGCAACTACTACTAGAAAGATTTTTGTTGGCTAGTCCAGGACTAGAGGGTGCAGTGCATTCAATTGcttgcttcctcttcctcccctcctccttccccaaAGCAGCAAGGCCAGCCTGTGTTTCCCAAACACCCACAGCCatcacctcctcttcttcctctctgcAGTAGGGGTGCTAGGCtagggtagctagctagctaccatcATCATGAGCTCAATGCCACAAGAAGCCATTGCTCCCCATCCTTCCTAACCTTCCTGCTGGTTTTGCAAACatcccacacacacacaaagcagtGACAGTGAGTGCCAATGCTGAGCTCTTGtggtggccatggccatggaaATCCAAGAAGCTTGCAAGAAGAACACCATGGCAGATGTGGTGAGCAgcaaggtggaggaggaggaggagggcaagagcaagagcaagatGGGTTCTTGGTGAGAGAGGCAAGGGCATCCCCACCATCtccatcttcttcatcatttcTTGGATCCACAAGCTCTTCTTgttctggaggaggaggaggagggcagaTGTTGAGCTTCTCCTCCCCCAATGGAACAGCAGGTGAGATGAACTGATGATGCTGATGCTGCAGTGCAAAGAACCAgggaaaaaaagatttatttgcttttttttttagtctTCTCTGGTGAATGTACTGTTGCATCcgtggtgtgtgtgtgtctgtggGGTTTGATCGATCCCCAGCTGGTGATTGTTTTTGCCCATCATGGTCTGAGA harbors:
- the LOC4350710 gene encoding protein yippee-like At4g27745, whose product is MAELVGPRVYSCCHCRNHVCLHDDIISKAFQGRNGRAFLFSHAMNISMGPKEDRQLMTGLHTVADIYCRDCREVLGWKYERAFEESQKYKEGKFIFEKAKIVKENW
- the LOC4350709 gene encoding disease resistance protein Pik-2-like, with translation MERASVIGGTMVSLMVKLSSIAGPRYSLMAGARSDVIFLGAELESMHAFLEKLSGVDGPDPQVRCWMKEVRELAYDVEDCIDEFMHRVDVVHGAVTSNHGFSSLRGLVSHATRLVAVAWMHHRLASELKGLKARAIEVSERRSRYKLGDDIGMLGGSAMATDPRVSVLYADTPDLVGIDRPASEMVNWLTDDVCTLKVLSIIGFGGLGKTTLAMEVYRRVGGQYSCKAFATVSQKLDTKKLLKDLLSQIAQNEVDHMGTWEEGQLIRKLRECLLNKRYFIIIDDVWSKSAWEKVRCALPENNHCSRLLTTTRIDSVAKSCCSHPDDLIYRIEPLKASDSRNLFFKRIFGYEDVCPPQLKEVSDQILKKCCGSPLAIISIASLLASKPVMLKEQWEKVLISIGSALEKNSDLEGMKQILSLSYYDLPYYLKTCLLYLSLYPEDFKIERDSLIQQWIAEGFIGEERGQSVEDVAESYFNELINRSMVQPMDINCDGKAHACRVHDMMLELIISKAIEENFVTLLGGHPVAAKPQGITRRLSIQCDKEITKTKGGMNLLHARSLSLYVQACQLPPLSDFRVLRVLNLEGCLGLCDNHLKDISILFHLKYLSLCRTWISKLPPEIGDLHSLETLDIRDTNIEELPGTIIRIVQLKYILSGGHTWGKIKLPDGIGSMASLRVISGFNICCSSTNAVQELGTLKGLRELTINWTDFSSGDMKRQEAMMNTLGKLGTSNLQSFAICSRNFGSLEFLDSWSPPPNHLQRFRLSAYYFLPRVPRWMASLCNLIHLNINIEKLSNEDIQILQDLPSLLHLDLWLKSPQKEDKIVIHGVGFPYLQELIFSCEGTSLIFEPAALPKLERLQMAVHVKEAKSYGYQFGIEHLRSLKKIYIQLLCAGASALDIKDAEDAIHTIVKFHPGHPRIDIQKCGMDMHLEERNKRQHPEETNVQNMNASKEDMNHANKKRKEYQSSSAQ